The nucleotide sequence ACCATAAAAAGCGGAATGCCCACTTCGGCGAACATAAGTAAATGGATAAGGGATTCTTTTGCACCGCTAGTGCCGGAAATATTGCTTCGCTTATGACAATACCAGTCAACAATGCCCGCCAGAAACCAGATGGGTATGATGAAATACATCAGGATAATGAGTGTAGGGTCGTCCATAGAAACCAGCCTCTCCTCATAAACATGGCTTACATCACATAACGTGAGCGAAGGAATATGAGGTTATAAACGGGCAACTGACCAAAACAGATTAGCACTTCATTAAAACTTTTTAACCTTTGCGTAGTGAGATTGTAAGAAGCGGCGCTTTGAAGCAAAAATAGACTATGCGCCTAACTCGATAGTAGTTGGACTACCCTGCTTGATAAGTAAGCGCTGGTCTTAATGGTAGGTCCAAACAGGTTACGAACGGTAAGCAGGGTCGATTCTATCTAATTTACGCAACATTGCCTGCCAGATAAGATCAACACTTTGCGCCATATAGCGCGGGTTGGAAGCCTGTTGGGCAACATGCTCACAAATATGATCAGCGGGGATAAGTAGTTTCCCGCCTGTTTGCATCATTTCCACCTGAATTTCGCAGGCTTTATTGAGGTAATACATGCGATAGAAGGCCTCGGCAACAGTACGGCCAACGGTTAATAACCCGTGGTTGCGTAGAATCATGCTGTTTTTGTCGCCCATGGCGGCCACGATTGCTTCGCGTTCATCGCATTCCAAAGGAATGCCCTGATAGTCGTAATAGGCCACACGATTAAAGAACTCCATACTGGTTTGATTAAGCGGCAGTAGGCCTTCGGCCAGCCCCGATACCGCCATACCCGCCATAGTATGTGTGTGCATTACACAGTGGGCGTCGTGCCGGGCCATATGCAATGCGCTGTGAATAGTAAAGCCCGCTGGATTAACAGAAGCCGGGCTGTTATCGGCGTTTTCTCCCTGTACATCCACCATGACCAAGTTCGACGCACAAACTTCCTCTGGCAATAAACCGTAACTGTTGAGCAAAAAACGGTTTGCTTCATCGGGCATACGAGCGGAAATATGCGTAAAAATCATATCGCTCCAGCCTTCTAAATCCATCAGCCTATAAGCGGCAGCCAGGTCTTTTCGTAATTCTTGTTCAGCATCGATATCTGCCATCTAAGGGCCCCTAAACTTTGAGAAGTTGGTCAGTACACGCGTTTATGAGACCACATGCAATGACTGATGAAAATACGAAGAATGTTATGTAGAGCATTTAAACGAGACATATTTTTCAAACAAACGAATAAAAACAAGGTAAGTGCGGCTGAAAAAAGTACTCTGACCCCATTTTCAAATACTCTTTTAGTACTGCGTTAGTATTCGCTCAG is from Alteromonas australica and encodes:
- a CDS encoding class II aldolase/adducin family protein, whose translation is MADIDAEQELRKDLAAAYRLMDLEGWSDMIFTHISARMPDEANRFLLNSYGLLPEEVCASNLVMVDVQGENADNSPASVNPAGFTIHSALHMARHDAHCVMHTHTMAGMAVSGLAEGLLPLNQTSMEFFNRVAYYDYQGIPLECDEREAIVAAMGDKNSMILRNHGLLTVGRTVAEAFYRMYYLNKACEIQVEMMQTGGKLLIPADHICEHVAQQASNPRYMAQSVDLIWQAMLRKLDRIDPAYRS